One Nocardioides aromaticivorans genomic window carries:
- a CDS encoding DUF4153 domain-containing protein, translated as MSSEPLARVASLKVKLGLLVAISSTVAAVVASLGNAGGVPVWLGIPVTIGLALALTQLLAVGMTSPLRQMTRAARQMARGDYDVRIAETSRDEVGQLARAFNTMARDLAGVDRQRRELVANVSHELRTPLAGLRAVLENVVDGVAPQDPAALGTALAQAERMSGLVDDLLDLARVDAGKAPLAPRPVAVAGLIDAAVAEARTSGRDVRYDVRVEPPALVVTADPARLHQLVANLLDNASRHSPAGGTVAIDVTRRGDRYRVEVRDAGPGVDPADRERVFEPFGTLGDTSGGGGTGLGLAIARWVSDLHGGAIGFADPGPGAGGARVVVDLPLEPSPRPSSRPPTSERSQEQAVPAPPPVVPAPVPAPAAAPPVADDLLVGFWPDDVPARVGLLAGALGVGVLGGMLLPDRALGLGTFLVLLAAGGVVLAASRDRRDPFTLACAGLCVLLAGTTLLRDAEWIVVPCLLAGAALCVCGVTRGRSLGGFLVAGLMWPLAGLRGLPWLGRTLTALPGLGHGMAMVRTALWSLGGLVVFGALFASADALVAEWFDAVVPDLARETFALRAFVSVAVAGTVLAAAYLALNPPRVDGEGSRTSAVARRYEWLVPVGFVVGVFAVFFAAQATVAFGGHDYLRRTTGLTYAEYVHEGFAQLTIATALTLLVIWAAGRKASRETASDRLWLRLALGVLCVETLVVVASALHRMQVYQEAYGFTRLRLLVDVFEGWLGLLVLAVLVSGVALRSGWLPRFALVSGAVALLGLALANPDAWIARHNLDRYAETGRVDWTYLAGLSDDAVPVLTELTGDERRCALGGRETGGDNWLEWNLGRSRATGALDDHPAGPAAPVGACVEAGPSRG; from the coding sequence GTGAGCAGTGAGCCCCTGGCGCGGGTCGCCTCGCTGAAGGTCAAGCTCGGCCTGCTGGTGGCCATCAGCTCGACGGTCGCGGCGGTCGTCGCCTCGCTGGGCAACGCGGGAGGAGTGCCGGTCTGGCTGGGGATCCCGGTCACCATCGGCCTCGCGCTCGCGCTGACCCAGCTGCTCGCGGTGGGGATGACCTCGCCGCTGCGCCAGATGACGCGCGCCGCCCGGCAGATGGCGCGGGGTGACTACGACGTCCGGATCGCCGAGACGTCGCGCGACGAGGTCGGCCAGCTCGCCCGCGCCTTCAACACGATGGCGCGCGACCTGGCCGGGGTGGACCGGCAGCGCCGTGAGCTGGTCGCCAACGTCAGCCACGAGCTGCGCACCCCGCTCGCCGGCCTGCGAGCCGTGCTGGAGAACGTCGTCGACGGGGTCGCGCCGCAGGACCCCGCGGCCCTCGGGACGGCGCTCGCCCAGGCCGAGCGGATGAGCGGACTCGTCGACGACCTGCTCGACCTGGCGCGGGTCGACGCCGGGAAGGCGCCGCTCGCTCCGCGGCCGGTGGCCGTGGCCGGGCTGATCGACGCCGCGGTCGCGGAGGCCCGCACGTCGGGGCGCGACGTCCGGTACGACGTCCGCGTCGAGCCCCCGGCGCTGGTGGTCACCGCCGACCCCGCCCGGCTGCACCAGCTGGTCGCCAACCTCCTCGACAACGCCTCCCGGCACAGCCCGGCCGGCGGCACGGTCGCCATCGACGTGACCCGCCGCGGTGACCGCTACCGGGTGGAGGTCCGCGACGCGGGGCCGGGCGTCGACCCGGCCGACCGCGAGCGGGTCTTCGAGCCCTTCGGCACCCTCGGCGACACGTCCGGCGGGGGTGGGACCGGCCTCGGCCTGGCCATCGCCCGCTGGGTGAGCGACCTGCACGGCGGTGCCATCGGCTTCGCCGATCCCGGCCCGGGAGCCGGGGGAGCACGGGTCGTCGTCGACCTGCCCCTCGAGCCCTCGCCCCGTCCTTCGTCCCGTCCCCCCACCTCCGAACGCAGCCAGGAGCAGGCCGTGCCCGCACCCCCGCCCGTCGTCCCCGCACCCGTCCCCGCCCCGGCGGCGGCCCCGCCGGTCGCCGACGACCTGCTCGTCGGCTTCTGGCCCGACGACGTGCCCGCCCGGGTCGGCCTCCTGGCCGGGGCCCTCGGCGTCGGGGTGCTGGGCGGGATGCTGCTGCCCGACCGCGCCCTCGGCCTGGGCACCTTCCTCGTCCTCCTCGCCGCCGGCGGCGTCGTACTGGCCGCGAGCCGGGACCGGCGCGACCCGTTCACGCTGGCGTGCGCGGGCCTCTGCGTCCTGCTCGCCGGTACGACGCTGCTGCGCGACGCGGAGTGGATCGTGGTGCCCTGCCTGCTGGCCGGTGCGGCGCTGTGCGTGTGCGGCGTGACGCGCGGCCGCAGCCTCGGCGGCTTCCTCGTCGCCGGGCTGATGTGGCCGCTCGCCGGCCTGCGCGGCCTGCCCTGGCTGGGCCGCACCCTGACCGCGCTCCCCGGCCTGGGCCACGGCATGGCGATGGTGCGCACGGCGCTCTGGTCGCTCGGCGGCCTGGTCGTCTTCGGTGCGCTCTTCGCCTCGGCCGACGCGCTCGTGGCGGAGTGGTTCGACGCGGTCGTCCCCGACCTGGCCCGCGAGACCTTCGCGCTGCGGGCGTTCGTCTCCGTCGCGGTCGCGGGCACGGTCCTCGCGGCGGCGTACCTCGCGCTCAACCCGCCGCGCGTCGACGGCGAGGGCTCCCGCACCAGTGCGGTGGCGCGCCGCTACGAGTGGCTCGTCCCGGTCGGCTTCGTCGTCGGGGTGTTCGCGGTCTTCTTCGCGGCGCAGGCGACCGTGGCCTTCGGCGGGCACGACTACCTCCGTCGTACGACGGGACTCACCTATGCGGAGTACGTCCACGAGGGCTTCGCCCAGCTGACCATCGCGACCGCGCTGACCCTGCTCGTCATCTGGGCGGCCGGGCGCAAGGCGTCGCGCGAGACCGCGTCCGACCGGCTCTGGCTGCGGCTCGCCCTCGGCGTGCTGTGCGTCGAGACGCTGGTGGTCGTGGCGTCGGCGCTGCACCGGATGCAGGTCTACCAGGAGGCCTACGGCTTCACCCGGCTGCGACTGCTCGTCGACGTCTTCGAGGGCTGGCTCGGGCTGCTCGTGCTCGCGGTGCTGGTGAGCGGTGTGGCGCTGCGCTCCGGCTGGCTGCCGCGCTTCGCCCTGGTCAGCGGGGCCGTCGCCCTCCTCGGCCTGGCCCTCGCCAACCCCGACGCGTGGATCGCCCGCCACAACCTCGACCGGTACGCCGAGACCGGTCGTGTGGACTGGACCTACCTCGCCGGGCTCTCCGACGACGCGGTCCCGGTGCTCACCGAGCTCACCGGCGACGAGCGCCGTTGCGCGCTCGGCGGACGGGAGACCGGCGGCGACAACTGGCTGGAGTGGAACCTCGGCCGGTCCCGGGCGACGGGCGCGCTCGACGACCACCCGGCCGGTCCGGCCGCGCCGGTCGGCGCCTGTGTCGAGGCCGGACCGTCGCGGGGGTGA